GAGGTCGGAATGGGTCTTTTTCCACATCAAGCGGCCTTACAACCATTGGGGTACTCAATGGATGTGATTTTTCCATATAAAATCTTTTTAGTAGTTTCTCTATGTAAGTTTCTTGATGCACAAGGATTCCACCCTTAAGGTGTTCAATTTGTAATCCAAGACAAAACTTTGTCTTCccaaggtctttcatttcaaattctctTTTCAAGTATTCAACTGCCTTTTGAAGCTCCCctggagttccaattatattcatgtcatcaacatatacggCAATTATAACGTATTCAGATCCTGacctttttataaaaatacatggGCATACAGAATCATTTTTATAGCCTTCTTTCGACAAATACTCACTAAGGCGATTATACCACATACGCCCAGATTGTTTTAGCCCATATAATGATTTGTTTAGTTTGATTGAAAGATGTTCTCGAGAACTAGATTTACATGAGTTTGGCAATTTAAATCCTTCAGGAAGTTTCATGTAAATATCAGTATCAAGTGATCCATAGaggtaggctgtcacaacatccATTAGACGCAGATCGATCCCTTCTtgtattaccagactaataagataaCGAAAAGTTGTCgcatccaccactggagaataTGTCTCCTCATAATCAATTCCAGGTCTTTGCGAAAATCCTTGTGCAACTAATCTTGCCTTGTATCGTACaatttcatttttctcattacgTTTGCGCACAAAAACCCATCTATATCCAACAGGCTTTACACCTTCAGGTGTATGGGCCACTGGTCCAAAAACTTCTCGTTTATTTAGGGAATTCAATTCTGCCTCTATCgcgtctttccattttggccaatcatttctttgTTTACATTCCTCAACTGATtttggttcttgatcctcattgTTTTCCATTACTTGTAGCGCTACATTATATGAAAAACTATCATCGACGTCGATTTCGCTTCGGTTCCATACATTTCTAGACATGATATAATTAATTGAGATCTCTTcgttttcaggtacctgaggttcttctagAACCATCATGTCTAGTGTCTCTTCTGGAGACTCATTTTCTTGCGTTACTGTTACCTCAACTTGACCATCTACATTATTTGCTCCCTTTTTCTTTCGAGGATTTTTATCTTTAGAACCGATTGGTCTACCACGTTTTAGGCGTGCATTAGACTCATTACCAATAAGTGGTTGTCCTTGTGGGACACCTATTTTAACTGGAGCATTAACAGCTGGTATATGTGACTTGGTCACTTTCTTTGGGTCAGTGAATGCGTCTGGTAATTGATTTGCTAATTCTTGTAAATGAATTATCCTTTGAACTTCTAGTTCACATTGTTTAGTTCGAGGATCAAGATGAGATAATGATAATTCATTCCAAATAATACTATTATCCAGCTGCTTTTtgtctccccctaatgttgggaatgtTGATTCAACAAAATGACAATCACTAAATCGAGCTGTAAATAAATCACCCGTTGTAGGTTCTAAATACTTAATGATTGATGGTGATTCATACCCAACATATATTCCTAACCTCCTTTGAGGCCCCATCTGTGTGCGTTGTGGTGGAGCGATTGGAACATACACAGCACAACCAAAAATCCTTAGATGGGAAatatttggttcctgaccaagAACCATCTTTAATGGGGAAGAAGTATGATAACTCGTTGGCCTGATGCGAATTAGTGTTGCTGCATGTAAAATTGCATGTCCCCAAGCAGATGCTGGTAGTTTTGATTTCATAATCATTGGTCTTGCAACCATTTTAAGTCGCTTGATAAACGATTCAGCAAGCCCATTTTGTGTATGTACATGAGGTACAGGATGCTCTACATTTATCCCAATAGACATGCAATAATCATTAAATGTTTGGGATGTAAATTCACCAGCATTGTCTAATCGAATATTCTTGATGGGGTAATCGGGAAAATGTGCTCTTAGCCTTATTAATTGAGCAAGTAGTCGTGCAAATGCCATATTACGACTTGATAGTAGGCACACGTGTGACCATCTAGTTGATGCATCAATTAATACCATAAAGTATCTAAATGGTCCACTAGAAGGATGTATAGGTCCACAAATATCCCCATGTATTCTTTCCAAAAAAATCAGGGATTCAGTCCCCACCTTCATTGGTGATGGGCGAGTAATCAACTTCCCTTGTGAACATGCAACACATGTAATATCCTTGGATTGAAGAATCTTTTGGTTCTTCAAAGAATGCCCAACTGAATTTTCTATAATTTTTCGCATCATTATTGATCCGGGATGGCCTAACCGGTCATGCCATATGATAAAATTTTCTTGGTCTATAAACTTCTTGTTTATGACTGCATTTGATTCGATTGCATTAATTTTAGTATAATACAAACCAGAGGCAAGTGCGGGCAACTTTTCTAACACATGCTTTTTACCCGAACTTATATTTGTGATATGAAGGTACTCATCATGTCCCTCAGATGTAGTCTCAAGATGATATCCGTTTAAACGAACATCTTTAAAACTTATTAGATTTCTTTGAGACATTGGGGAATATAACGCATTGGTTATTTTAAATGGTGTTCCACCTGGCAACACTACATAAGCTTCTCCAAAGCCTTCAATTAATTTTGATTTACCAGATATAGTACCAACATTTGCCTTTTTCATGGTTAAAGTAGAGAAATAACTCTTTTTCTTAAGAATCGTATGCGTTGATGCACTGTCTATTAGACATATATCTTCTCCACTAATAGGGATCTTAGTTAAACACTCCATATgcttcaaaacaaaacaaaatcataTAAATAAAATGTCTAACATGCTTCAAACATAACAAATCCCAAAACAAAACTCAAACAAAATGTCTTAAAGAACTGAAGGAAATAACATCACTTAAAAACTAATAATTCATATGTAAGGAAAATTGCAAGCATCCAACTGGGTTGTATCAGCCACAATATCACCAGAATCCAAGTTAGTTGGCTCAATAAGGAAATCATCATAATCGAAATTAGTTGTATCATTATGGTCTTTATCAACATTTGCAACCCCACATGTAAAATTTGTCTCTATTTCTTTTGCTTTGTCTTTGATGGATTGTTGATAAAGTTCCACCAAGTGTTTGGCCGTACGACAAGTCTTCGACCAATGATTGTTACTTCCACATCGATAACATGCATTCGATGAAGATCCCACCTTCCTTTTATTTTTTTCATCGCTGgatttattttcattattatgccacttttggtgggtccctttGTTTTTAAACTGAACACTATGATAATTTCCTCGGCCACGTCCACGACCATGACCACGACCACGGCCATgaccacgaccacgaccacgaTGATAACCTCGACCACGTCCGTAACTTTCACTTTGGCCATTATATGTTGCCACATTAGCTTCAGGGATTGGGGTTGCTCCAACCGGACGAGTCTCATGATTTTTCATTAAGAGCTCATTGTTTTGCTCGGCCACGATTTCAAAGCCTCATGAATATGATGGCGTAAAAAGATCATGGCTTTTGCCTTATCTTGGGTGCTTGCTTTATTTCCTTCTTTAATTGTGTCACCCAGATTATTTGCATTCAAATGTATTTCAGCATCCAACACCCATGACAAATAGTTTTTCCCAGTAATATCTAAAGCCATAAATTCAAGCTTTGCAAGATTTGTCATGGTAGaactatattataaaaaaaaaaaaaaaaacacatgcaTTAATGTATGTTATTCGAAGTGAAAACCAATAAATATAATTAGTTAATGTTGTATTTCAAATAAGGAGAAGAATTACTCATCATAAGACAATTAAATAATATAAGAAAATCTGATTTCAATATTATGTTTATAAGATCAATTATGATTTTTATTTGTATTGGTTCATACCCAGATAACGTATCATAGAATCTTACTGTATACATACAACAaatatgtaaaataaaaaaa
The Helianthus annuus cultivar XRQ/B chromosome 6, HanXRQr2.0-SUNRISE, whole genome shotgun sequence genome window above contains:
- the LOC110945106 gene encoding uncharacterized protein LOC110945106, giving the protein MKNHETRPVGATPIPEANVATYNGQSESYGRGRGYHRGRGRGHGRGRGHGRGRGRGNYHSVQFKNKGTHQKWHNNENKSSDEKNKRKVGSSSNACYRCGSNNHWSKTCRTAKHLVELYQQSIKDKAKEIETNFTCGVANVDKDHNDTTNFDYDDFLIEPTNLDSGDIVADTTQLDACNFPYI